A genomic segment from Lineus longissimus chromosome 15, tnLinLong1.2, whole genome shotgun sequence encodes:
- the LOC135499718 gene encoding microspherule protein 1-like, which produces MSQSTEGSSQMSLDGSINTSGDTVILNSSLNSSSASLSMFLENSHGHGSMGTSTPHMLQPPKTALRRPHPTPLLAPIEKRRSSSRSIKRKKFDDELVESSLVKSDRTKFKMDFKPDGVVPVEAAVVPPPAPEKKKTSSKSKKSRRHKTQQTTNATRDLGRWKPQDDLALITAVQQTCDLTAVHRGVKFSCKFTLKEVQERWYALLYDPVISKLALSAMYQLHPDVVASVQSKALFSKAEEKAIGTIPSTSQPSTDTFQELMNKFPAAFHPYRMPKSLYNHWLLMKQYHLLPDQTVQPMPRGDHVLNFSDAEDMMNDEELNAFDTGKKSREYKDETLEQELAIADRRQKREIRHLEQELPKWQVLVDNVTGVSPQDFDNQTLAVLRGRLVRYLMRSREITIGRATKDNQIDVDLSLEGPAWKISRRQGVIKLRNTGEFFVANEGKRPIYIDGKPVLQGSKQKLNDNSVVEISGLRFIFLINKDLISVIRTEAPKLNS; this is translated from the exons ATGTCACAGAGTACAGAGGGGAGTTCCCAGATGAGTTTGGATGGCAGCATAAACACTAGTGGTGACACAGTTATCCTCAACTCATCGCTTAATTCAAGTAGTGCGAGCCTTTCCATGTTCCTTGAGAATTCACATGGACATG GGTCAATGGGTACCTCCACCCCTCACATGCTGCAGCCCCCAAAGACTGCACTAAGGCGGCCTCACCCAACACCACTCTTGGCACCAATAGAGAAAAGACGAAGTTCGTCGCGTTCGATCAAAAGGAAGAAATTTGATGATGAACTAGTGGAGAGTAGCCTCGTTAAATCTGATCGCACAAAGTTCAAAATGGATTTCAAGCCAGATGGGGTTGTGCCTGTCGAAGCGGCAGTAGTACCACCTCCAGCTCCAGAAAAGAAAAAG ACGTCATCTAAGTCAAAGAAATCCAGAAGACACAAG ACTCAACAAACAACAAATGCAACTCGTGATCTTGGACGTTGGAAGCCGCAAGATGACCTTGCGCTGATtacagctgttcaacag ACATGTGACCTGACGGCAGTCCACAGAGGGGTGAAGTTCTCGTGTAAATTTACTTTAAAGGAAGTGCAGGAGCGGTGGTATGCATTGCTTTATGATCCTGTCATTTCAAA ATTAGCATTGAGTGCCATGTATCAGCTTCACCCAGATGTTGTTGCCTCCGTCCAGTCAAAGGCCCTATTCAGTAAAGCAGAGGAGAAAGCTATTGGGACCATTCCATCG ACAAGCCAGCCATCGACAGACACATTTCAAGAATTAATGAACAAATTCCCAGCTGCATTTCATCCGTATCGGATGCCTAAATCTTTATACAATCATTGGCTGCTGATGAAGCAGTATCATTTACTGCCGGACCAAACAG TGCAACCAATGCCACGGGGAGATCATGTTTTGAATTTCTCAGATGCTGAGGACATGATGAACGACGAAGAGCTGAA TGCATTTGATACTGGTAAAAAGAGCAGAGAATATAAAGATGAAACATTAGAACAAG AACTTGCCATAGCTGACCGAAGACAAAAGCGTGAGATTCGTCACTTAGAGCAGGAGTTGCCAAAGTGGCAGGTTTTGGTCGACAACGTTACAGGGGTCAGCCCGCAGGATTTCGACAATCAAACATTGGCTGTGTTGAGAGGTCGTCTGGTTCGCTACCTGATGAGGTCGCGTGAG ATCACCATTGGTCGGGCGACGAAAGATAACCAAATCGACGTGGACCTTTCATTGGAGGGGCCGGCTTGGAAGATCTCGCGGCGACAGGGTGTGATCAAACTGAGAAACACAGGCGAATTCTTTGTTGCCAATGAAGGAAAGCGACCAATCTATATTGACGGCAAACCAGTGCTTCAGGGATCCAAACAGAAACTGAATGATAATTCAGTGGTAGAG ATTTCCGGTCTGCGGTTCATATTTCTCATAAACAAGGATCTGATCAGTGTTATTCGGACAGAGGCACCAAAACTCAACAGCTAG
- the LOC135499723 gene encoding dnaJ homolog subfamily B member 11-like produces the protein MASQISWIFIFVNILLVFVQVLGGRDFYKILGVSKSATTNQIKKAYRKLAKENHPDKNRDDPEAEDRFKDLGAAYEVLSNDEKRKTYDRHGEEGLKQGDSSGDPFSSFFGDFSFFGGGMREQQRETPKGGDVLVDLDVTLEELFTGNFVEVVRYKPVAKPAPGTRKCNCRQEMVTHQLGPGRFQMSQQQVCDECPNVRMVPEEKLLEIEIEPGMRDGQEYPFVAEGEPHIDGEPGDLRFKIRQLKHSKFERRGDDLYTNISISLTDALTGFEVEIKHLDGHAVKVERQKITWPGAIIRKKHEGMPNYENNNVKGMLYITIDVDFPKGELSKEEKEDLRKILKQESKQKVYNGLQGY, from the exons ATGGCTTCCCAAATTTCCTGGATTTTTATTTTCGTCAACATTTTGCTTGTTTTCGTACAAGTTTTGGGAGG CCGAGACTTTTACAAGATTCTTGGTGTTTCAAAATCTGCGACAACAAACCAGATCAAAAAGGCATACAGGAAATTAGCAAAAGAAAATCATCCCGATAAAAATCGAGATGATCCCGAGGCGGAGGATAGATTTAAAGATCTTGGTGCAGCATATGAA GTGTTATCCAATGACGAAAAAAGAAAAACCTATGACAGACATGGTGAAGAGGGTCTGAAGCAAGGGGATTCTTCTGGAGATCCTTTCTCAAG TTTCTTCGGAGACTTCTCGTTCTTTGGTGGAGGAATGAGAGAACAGCAGCGAGAGACGCCAAAAGGTGGTGACGTTTTAGTTGATTTGGATGTTACATTAGAAGAACTTTTTACTGGAAATTTTGTCGAG GTGGTTAGATACAAACCCGTTGCCAAACCAGCGCCAGGCACAAGAAAATGCAACTGTCGCCAAGAGATGGTCACGCATCAACTTGGCCCAGGAAGATTCCAGATGAGCCAGCAACAAGTCTGTGATGAATGTCCTAACGTCAG GATGGTACCGGAGGAAAAGCTTCTTGAGATCGAGATCGAGCCTGGGATGAGGGATGGCCAAGAGTATCCCTTCGTGGCAGAGGGGGAGCCCCACATTGATGGAGAACCTGGGGATTTGAGATTCAAAATTAGACAGCTGAA GCACTCAAAATTTGAGAGACGTGGCGATGATCTGTACACAAATATCTCCATATCGTTAACTGATGCTTTAACTGGATTTGAAGtagaaataaaacatttagaTGGCCATGCG GTCAAAGTAGAGAGACAAAAAATAACATGGCCCGGTGCAATAATTCGTAAAAAACACGAGGGTATGCCAAACTATGAAAATAATAATGTGAAAGGGATGCTGTATATAACGATAGACGTTGATTTCCCAAAAGGAGAATTATcaaaagaagagaaagaag ATCTAAGGAAGATTCTAAAACAGGAATCAAAACAAAAAGTGTACAATGGCTTGCAGGGTTATTGA